In one Penaeus monodon isolate SGIC_2016 chromosome 20, NSTDA_Pmon_1, whole genome shotgun sequence genomic region, the following are encoded:
- the LOC119585788 gene encoding E3 ubiquitin-protein ligase RNF113A-like codes for MEKRTKILFVPICHRAAYKSRRTGEREGPRDMGATATIQFETEKDRDAQAIFERSLQVNKETKGQADDKIYRGLNNYTQFFEKKDTAQGNAASGGVRKGPMRAPDHLRATVRWDYQPDLCKDYKETGFCGFGDSCKFLHDRTDYKLGWQLEAEGNAKAGNDSDENWEIPSDDEHLPFKCFICRESYTDPIVTKCQHYFCEKCALEQFKKTKRCYVCGQNTGGIFNPATNIMARLNKEDDSDSD; via the exons ATGGAAAAGAGGACAAAGATTTTATTTGTTCCCATATGTCACAGAGCAGCATACAAGTCTCGCCgcacaggagaaagagaagggccaAGGGACATGGGAGCCACAGCCACCATACAGTTTGAAACGGAAAAGGATCGTGATGCCCAAGCAATTTTTGAAAGGTCTTTGCAAGTTAATAAG GAAACCAAAGGTCAAGCTGATGACAAAATCTACAGAGGATTGAATAACTACACACAGTTTTTTGAGAAGAAAGATACAGCCCAGGGCAATGCTGCAAGTGGAGGGGTGCGCAAAGGCCCAATGAGAGCTCCTGACCATCTCCGAGCAACTGTGAGATGGGACTATCAGCCAGACCTGTGCAAGGACTACAAGGAAactgggttttgtggttttggag ATAGTTGCAAATTTCTTCATGACCGCACTGACTACAAACTAGGATGGCAGCTAGAAGCTGAGGGTAACGCGAAGGCTGGAAATGATTCCGATGAGAACTGGGAAATTCCAAGTGATGATGAACACTTGCCATTCAAGTGTTTCATCTGCAGGGAGTCTTACACAGACCCCATTGTCACCAAATGCCAGCACTACTTTTGTGAGAAATGTGCATTAGAACAATTCAAGAAGACTAAGAGATGTTATGTGTGTGGTCAGAATACTGGTGGGATCTTTAACCCAGCCACGAACATCATGGCAAGATTAAACAaagaagatgatagtgatagtgattga